Below is a window of Drosophila willistoni isolate 14030-0811.24 chromosome XR unlocalized genomic scaffold, UCI_dwil_1.1 Seg144, whole genome shotgun sequence DNA.
CATTTGGGCGGATGGCTAAGCTAAAATCTTAATCAAACATTCCATAAAACACAACAAGTCGTTATCGAATATGTTACATAAGGATTGCACTATATTgacaaatttagctataaagaaataaaattataatctaTTCTAGTTATGATGTACGTAAACGGGACTTATTTTGAGCTGCTCATATCCAGTTTCAGATCCGCTTTCATTTGTTGCCACAGCATCATCAATTGTCGCCTTGGAAGTACGAAAAGTTCGATTAAGATTTATGGGCTCAACATATCCTAAGGATCGGCCCATTGGTGCTATAACAAAACGAGTATGTGTCTGCGAAGAGCCCTGATATGAAACCACTGAGGGTGCGGAGTCAATCAAAAGTTGTGGGGCTACCATCTCCTCTTTAGATGAATCGCAGAAAGAGCACAAGGTAAATAACAGCAGGATCACCTTTAAAAGATGAGGATTTAACTTAGTTTACAGCTATTCAAAACTTAAGTTCAGTCTTACCAATGAACGCATTATGGGTAAAATGAATTTGGTTATATTGGTCACAAGGGACAATGAACGTGGGCGGCCGGGAGATCTGATAGTTTCTCTCCCTCAATACGAAACGAAGCGAGTGGCAAAGTCAAACTGAAGTGCTGTGTGAATTGCTCTGCCATGAAATCACTGTAAAGCCAGTCGCCAATTGGTAGTTAAAGAGCAGTGGCATGGCAACGAATCGTTGAGAGGAAAATAAAGTTCATATTGCCCCTCGCAGCTAAGCCTCTGGTACTAGTTAGCAAAACACGCGTCTGCGTTTGCGGCTCGGCGTCACAATCTTGCAATTGTGGGAGTGTCTCAACTTTTTTGtgtaaagaaaaaaccaaaaaaaaacaaataaataaataaatccgAATGCCGCAAATATTGTggtaataacaacaataaaagcAACAACGATTATAATGTTACTATAACATAACGCTAAAAGCAGCAATCCATTGAAGCTGCGCAACACCAAGTATGAAGGTTGGCTCCAAATGGAGTAAGAGATATACactttgagaaaaaaaaattgaaaattcaattaagagATTTCGCGAGTCAGAGATAGCGCTAATCTCTTCATACTAGATGTAGTAGATGTAATCTTATAAATCGGAATTAACTCCACTCAGCATCAAGTTCGCGTCGGATTGTGAACTTTATGCAAATATGTATATCGTTTTTtagttcaatttttttttttgtcagtgTATTCATTGTATTAAATGTGTATAGGTATGTACCTATGTAGCCGGTAGCCCGATTGATTAGCCACAGGCATCGCAATGACTTCAAGTGCGTGAACGCAACTGAAACTCCAATTCGAATTGTAAAGCAGCTGTCGGAtttaagtacatacatattttgattaattaattaattacctACGCAAATGTTCAATAAATCTTTTGCATCTTTTTCATAATTGGTCAAGCAGGCAACAGCTGAGAGGCAGCGCATTACTAATCCGGTCCAAGTGCTGAATATATAAATGCAATGGGTACTTGTTTAGCAGCAATTAGTTGGTGCTGAAGTGGTCATCATGCGCTCCATCGCAGTAAGTCTTGGCATTCACGTTACCTTAATTAATTTCACAGCGCTTGAACTTTTGTCAATCCATCCATTCACTCCGTAGTTAACGTCATTCCTTG
It encodes the following:
- the LOC6638563 gene encoding uncharacterized protein LOC6638563, with protein sequence MRSLVILLLFTLCSFCDSSKEEMVAPQLLIDSAPSVVSYQGSSQTHTRFVIAPMGRSLGYVEPINLNRTFRTSKATIDDAVATNESGSETGYEQLKISPVYVHHN